One Sciurus carolinensis unplaced genomic scaffold, mSciCar1.2, whole genome shotgun sequence genomic window, TCTTCTTGAGTCTTGGAGGAGgctggacttggacttttgggtcTTGCCGCACAGTTAAGATGCTGGCGTTTTGGGGGTGGAATGCATGGATTTCATATTGAGAGGTGGACATGGGCCTTTGTGGCTCATGGGGGGAATACTGGAACTGGAcctgaggtgtccccagaaggccTGTGTGTTGCAGGCTTGGCTCCGGCTCAGAGCTCCAGCTTGGGAGGTGGGGCCGAGGGGAGGTCTCTGGGTCATTGGGATGTCCCATGGAGCCATGCATGGAAGCAGAGTGACGTGACCACAGCCATCGTGAGTAGTAACCACCTCGATGGCCCCTGAGTAACCCCAGCCGGATTTCCTGCAGTTTCCCAGCGAGCCTTAATTAAGCAGATGAATCCATTAGAGTCACTTGTGGGCTTTACAGCTGGACCCTGGCTCTAGGGGTATGACTGACTCTTCAGTATCATCCTAAGACCAACCAGGCCCGTTTCAGCCAGGAGGAAGTCAGTTTTGTCCTAACCCACAAATATCCCCTCTTTCTGACCCAAATGGCAGGGATCCAGCTGGTCTTGCTGCTCCCCAGGACCCCATTTTGTGTTAGTGCCCCCCGTAAGTCCTACTCTGTGCAAGCTCAGGTCTCTCAGTCTCTCTTCCTTTGGTCTCATGGCTCTTGGGAGCCAGTCCTCACAACCTAGGACTGGGCTGTCCCAGAACATGGCTTTTGCTCCTGGTGATTGGATCAACGGTTTCTCTTCCTGCACGCCTACCGTGATGTACCACCAGGGCCCAGAGCAGTCTCACCAACCAAGCGTGGGCCACAATCTCTAAAGCCATCAGCAAACCAAGCCTGTTCTCTCATACGCTGATTCTCTCAGGTGCTTTTGGAGTAACAGAAAGCTGAAAACACACTGTGTGGTGGAGTACAAACAGAGTTGGCAATACTTTAGGCTAGATGGTTGGGGCAAAGGCTTACAATTATTTCTTATGAGTACCTCATTTTCCAAGGGTGGTACATTTAGTGGGTGGTCTTCAAAGGTGGCAGGTGCCATGGGGACACAGAGGAGCATCAAGAGTCTGTAGACCGTGTCCTGGGAGGTCTTGAGATTCAGCGGGTTGGCTCTGGACAGTGAGACCCAAATCCCCACATCATGTGGTCACTTCACCCGCCCAACCTGTGTTTCTCAAGGTGGCAGAGAGCCCAGGGCTCAGGGTCTAGGAAACTCAGAACAGGTGCTCAGAAACcaagaacattcggcctttggttagtgatttccctggtaagtggatgatgatacataatggggtggggtggggagtgagagaagaatggaggaactttatgcagaaggaaatgggggggtatgaaaaacggTGGAAGGAGACAGACGTCACTACCCTGTGTACACGTATGATCAGGAATGGTGCGAATCGGCATCCGCACAACCACAGAGACGcaatggtgtaccccatttgtgtacgacgagtcaaaatgcagtctgtgaaaaatacataaataaatgattaaaaaaagaagagctccgttacaaacagaaacaacatgtatcccattcgtttacaataaaaataaatttacaaaaagaagaagaaacccagTACATGAGCACGGTCAGcactgggcagggctggggtggagagCGGCTGGACTTTGGGAGAGAGTCTTTGGGGATCTGTGGGAGGGGCAGTGAGTGGCCATTCATTTGGTCTCAGTGGGCGGCTGGTACTTCCCAAGATGAATGAAGCCAATGTTCTCACTTGAATTAAAGAATCAGTCAGGGCATTTTACAGAACATGTATTTCACAATTTTGTAGCCAAAGTACAACTTGCTTGGAGCACGACTTCTTAAtttgctgcttcctctgccctgAGCGGGGAATGGTTGGCAGAAGTGCTTCTTGGTACCAGGGGCTGAACCAGGGGTGTTTAGCCACTGGCCCACATGCCAGccctttctctattttatttggacacaggccctcactaagttgatgaagctgactttgaattggaatcctcctccctcagcctcccgagcccctggggttacaggcaGCCCGGCTGTGggttgtttttttcctgtttttgttaaGTGTTGGACGAGCCCGGCGGTGGCTGTTTCCCTGAtggagcagaaagaggaagaaggccCCTCACCCTGGGGAGATGCACGACTCTCCTCCCTGGACCTGGACCGCCCCAGAGGCTAGTCAGCGCCTCCGCTAATTGCCTGTGGGAACAGGGCTTCCCAGAAGGTGCAGCACCAGGAACAAGCCAGGGCCTTTTCACGAGGCTCCGTTTCCCACTCAGGAGCCCCTGCCTCGCTGAGGTGGCTCTTCCAGGCTTGGGTCCTGTGGGGTCAGTTGCCCTGCAGTCTGGGAATTACCTGGACATGGAACCCAAGGCTGAGAAACCGCCACACGCTTGCTTTCTGAGGACAGGAGACACGAGGTGCTGCCCTTGACGGTGAGTAAGACCGTCTCTGTTCAGCCCGAGGGTCTGGGGTCGGTGGGCTCAGGAAGTCCTTGAGGTGGACCTCACCGTCCCCTCCAGTCCAGCTGCTTCTGTCCTTCTGGTGACAGTGACGTTCGCTGGGACTGCCTGGAATTCAGAATGGTCTCTTTAATTCCTCACAAACGCGAGCTAGTGTCATGCTTGTGACGAGCACAACACAGAGACTCATGACCAGGTGTTTTAAATGAGAACACCTGGGTGCTGAGGCCACGGTCACGGGGCGAGAGACCGCGAGGCTCCTGGCGCACAGGTGCGCAGGCAGACTCCAGCCAGACCCAGGACCCTCGGGGCTGCCCAGCCCTGGTGACTCAGCCCCCAGGACCGGCTGCTGAGGAGCAGCTGGCGCCGGCAGGCATCTTCCTCCAGGGGGACCTCGGCCGGCCTCTGCGGCCGGAGCGGCTGGCTCAGGCAGAGGAGCCGTGTCAGTACAAGTTCATGAGGACCACAGGGGTTTCCACCACTGGCCGTGAGTTCCCTGTGGCCGCAGGACAGCCCTCCCCTCCTGCAGCTTCTGCCCCTCACCCTGCAGAGCCGGTGGACCACAGGGACTAGTCAGGAGAGCTCCCTGCAGGGACAGGAAGTGGTCTTCACAGGGAAAAGCGGTGTCGCTGTGACACGCATCCCAACACCGACCTCCAGGGGTGACGTTTTATGGGCAAGGAGACAAAAGGGAGAGTCCAGAGGAACAGGACCTGAGGGTGGGAAAAGTCGTTCAGGATCAGCTTGTCGGCGTGAACGGCGGGCTGTTTGGGACATGGTTTCTGTCGAGGGGCACACTGGCCATGGCGGTCAGTGACCAGGGGGAGAACCTGGGCTGCTTCAGGAGCCGAGTCTCTCCTGCAGCAGAGGACAGGTCTTCACGAGCAGGCCTGGCAGCGCTGCTGGTAGGAAGGCATTCTCTGTGTGAAAATTACAGTTTTTAATTGCTGTTAAAATGTAGATGTTTATTACATttcacagttttgaaaaatggtcAAAACTCTGCCTTTTCCTCAATTTTGCTGTTATCCTAATAGTATTCAAAAAtcaacttacatttttaaatacatttgaaacAAGTTTGAATAAAAGAATGGAGTGGGTTTGGGACTGCACTCTGCGCTGTGAGAGCCGAGGCCTCGTGAGGACGGTCTTTCTTGACTTGGGCCTCTGGTCTCGTGCAGGTCCCCACGTGGCCCTTCACACGCATGCAGACGGGCACTTGTCTCCAGTCACCGTCCTCGGACGGCTCTCAAGTCACAGGTGTCCACGGTCTTCCAAGGAGTCGGGGCTGGAGGAGCCGGGAGGCTCCTGAGCCGGCGGCAGGCTGGGCTGGGAACGGGGCCTGCCCGCGGGGCCCCAGATCCCTGGGCTCACAGGCTGTCCAGCGGCCCTCAGGCGCTCCGGCTCTCCCCTCTGCAGGTGCGGCACCCTGGGAGGGATGAGCGGGGCCAACGCGAGCTTCCTGACGGGCTTCGTCCTGCTGGGCTTCTCAGACCACCCTCGCCTGGAGGCCGCGCTCTTCGTCTTTGTCCTGTTCTTCTACCTGCTGACCCTGCTGGGGAACTTGGCCATCCTCGCGGTCTCTCACCTGGACCCCCGTCTCCACACCCCGATGTACTTCTTCCTCGGCAACCTCTCCTTGCTGGACCTCTGCTTCGCCAGCAGCCTGGCCCCCCAGACCCTGGTGAACCTGCGAGGACCGGCCAAGACCATCTCCTACGGTGGCTGCGTGGTGCAGCTCTACGTGTCCCTGGCTCTGGGCTCCACCGAGTGCGTCCTCCTGGCCGTGATGGCCCTGGACCGCTATGTGGCCGTCTGCAGACCCCTACGCTACGTGGTCATCATGAGCCCGCGGCTGTGCCAGTGgctggcctctgcctcctggctcaGCGGGCTGGCCAACTCCCTGGTCCACGCCACCCTGACCCTGCGGCTCCCGCTCTGCGGCCAGCGCAGGCTGGACCACTTCATCTGCGAGGTGCCGGCGCTGCTCAAGCTGGCCTGCGTGGACACCACTGTGAACGAGGCGGTGCTCTTTGTGGTCAGCGTCCTCTTCCTGGTCATCCCGCCGGCCCTCATCCTTATTTCCTACGGCCTCATCACTCGGGCGGTGCTGAGGGTCCGGTCGGCGGAGGCCAGGCACAAGGCCTTCagcacctgctcctcccacctcaccGTGGTGGTCATCTTCTACGGGACGGTCATCTACATGTACCTGCAGCCCAGTGACAGCTCCGCCCAGGACCAGGGCAAGTTCGTCTCCCTCTTCTACACCACGGTGACCCCCACCCTGAACCCCCTCATCTACACCTTACGGAACAAGGACGTGAAGGGGGCGCTGCGGAGGCGCCTCTCGGGAAGTCCGTGCGTCCTGCGGACCCGACGTGCCCGGTGAGCTGGGCCCGGCACCGGCCTCTGCTGAGCCAGACAAGCCCCGAACTCCACAGCCACGGAACCACCACCCCTGTGCTCACCAGGGGGCACGGTGGACCGAGCCGACTGCGTGTCCCGGGGTCAAGAGCTCGAGCCGAGGACAGGGTGCGTGTGGATTGTGGCCCTCGCCCAGAGGTCCCGCTTACGGGGACCGGAAAACCCACCCCCAGAGATTTTACCACCTGTCTCTGTAGGTCGGGAGattgtttttcaatttcactAAAACGGTCAGTCTTCCCAAATGAGCGGCTAGTGTGGACCTTATGACTGGCCCGTGAGAGCTTGGCGCTGGGTGCAGAGGCCCCTGTGTGTGCTGCGCGCCGAGGCTCAGTCCCCGCTCAACCCGGGACGTCGTGGGACACTGTGTCACGCCTTCCTCTCCTCCGTAATTTCTCACTTAAATCCGTGTCAAGAATCCAGGAAGGGTCAGAGACAAGTGTGCCAGGGTCTTCCGTGCCCTGGGGCGCCTCCTTCACGGTCCTGCACGTGGTAGGTTCCGGTAGGTCCCCTGTTCTCAGCCGCCGCCTAAGCGGGTCAGCGAGGCTCACGGGAGTCGGCGCCTCCTCTCGTGAGAGAGCTTTATTGAAGAGCGACTGACGCGCAGACGCTGAGTATTTTTGGTGTATGACTGCTCGAGCCGCCTCCCAGGCGACTCCCGGAGAAGTCACCACAGTCACGGTCTCGAAGTCCCCCTCCCCTGCCGCCCGTGCCTCCTGCTGTGTTGTAAGAGCGTGCGTGAGGCCCACCCTTCCAGTAGTTTTGGGGGTGCCATCggcccaggggtgctctcccaccgagccacaccccagtccttccCATCTTTTGCTGTGAGACGAGGTCTCACTAAGTgtccgaggctggcctcaagtccgcacctcctgcctcagcctccggagtcgctgGGGTCTTGTTGCTGGGATCATGTGGCTCCTGGCGCTGTGCTTACAGCAGAGCTCTGGAACCCCTCAGCGAGCCTGAGCAGAACGTCGTACCCTAGGACAGTGTCCCCGTTTTCTCTCAGCCGGCCACACCCTCAGTCACCAAGGGGCCGCGCCTGGTGGGGCGGGCCCTGCACCAGCTCTGGGCAGGGCCTGCCGGTGCCCCCTCCCCAGGGCAGAAGGACGGTCCCCGGGGCtgtgtcttctctctctcccttcctttgctGTCTTACTTGACGTGTGGCGCACACGTCCATGTGGGCAGTGTGCTGTTTCCTCAGGTCACACGTGTGGAAAGGTAAGGCCATCTGGTCACACACGGCCGTCTTGCCCACCGCTGGTCGCTCTGTGCTGGGGCCGGGTGGGGTCCACTTTCTTAGCGGCTTTGGAGTGTAGAGTTAAGTGCTCTCAAGCACAGTTGTCGCCCGGGCCGTGGGTCTCCTGGCCCGGCCTCCTGTCCCACCGGGCTCCGCGTTAGCGATGCTCCGCCCCACAACCCGCTCACCTGTCCTCACCCACACCCGCCATGCTGGGCCCCGCAGCCCGCTCACCTGTCCTCACCCACACCCGCCATGCTGGGCCCCGCAGCCCGCTCACCTGTCCTCACCCCACACCCGCCATGCTCGCCCCGCAGCCCGCTCACCTGTCCTCACCCACACCCGCCATGCTGGGCCCCGCAGCCCGCTCACCTGTCCTCACCCACACCCGCCATGCTCGGCCCGCAGCCCGCTCACCTGTCCTCACCCACACCCGCCATGCTGGGCCCCATGTTGTGGGTCCAACCTTCTGAGGCGCTGCAGACACCAGATCACGAGGAGCTGCGCAGCGTCTCTGCTCGCCTGACAGGTCCCTTCCCTCACTGTCACCGTCCCCTGTGGCCAGCGGGCCTTCCCTGCTCCTCGGGGCAGGACCGCAGGGCGCATGCTGCAGGCTCTTTCTCCGGCTTGCTGGTGGGCGCGTGGCTGCCCCTCTGGTCACCCCCGTGGCTCCAGCAGGGCCCACTCCCACCCGCACTGCGGGGCTCAGTTCTCCCTGCGGATATTCGCTGCGTTAGTTATTTTCTTCCTTCGCCCGACTGAGTTTGCAGCAGAAGCTCTCCACGGAGTGGTTCCCCCGTCCCcgtgctgggcattgaactcggggcactcgaccactgagccacctccccagccctattgtgtactttatttagaggcggggtctccctgagttgttaGCGCcttgcttctgctgaggctggatCTGAACTGGCCCTCgtgcttctgctgaggctggatCTGAACCGGCCCTCGTTCTTCTGCTGAGGCTGGATCTGAACCGGCCCTCgggcctcggcctccccagcgGCTGGACTGCAGGCCCTGGTGCGGCGCCCAGCTCTGCTCTGCGGTCTTCCGTCGAGGTCTTGCTCCTGGCACAGGGGCTCTGTTGGTCTTTGTTGCTCCTCTCTGCCGACGGGGGTCTGTCCCCTTGCTGCTCCCTGAGCCCCTCCAGGCCCCTCCGAGAGTCCCCTTTGGTGGTGGCTTGTTCACAGGTCTGCTCTTCAGCGTCGGCCACTGGAGGTTTGTTCTGAGGCCTCCAGTTCTTTGCAGCTCTGTGTGGCGCCTGCTCCTTGGGGAACCAGCCTCTCTGGTGAGGCAGGTCCGACTTCAGGGGCTCGGGCCTCCCGGTCTGCCCTGGAGACCCCGCAGCTGCGGACCTTTTCCGGGTGTGAGTGTGTCGCCCTCTTCTCTCCTGTGAGGACCCCGGGGCTGGCACAGCAGCCCCCTTCCCTGCAGCACGGGCTCCGGGACCCCTTTCCCTGCAGCAGAAGCCTTGGGGTCATGCCCTTCCTGCCAGCCTGGCAGAGCGTGTGGCCCACCCTGAACGGCCCTCCCTGAACGGCCCTCCCTT contains:
- the LOC124974004 gene encoding olfactory receptor 2G3-like, with amino-acid sequence MSGANASFLTGFVLLGFSDHPRLEAALFVFVLFFYLLTLLGNLAILAVSHLDPRLHTPMYFFLGNLSLLDLCFASSLAPQTLVNLRGPAKTISYGGCVVQLYVSLALGSTECVLLAVMALDRYVAVCRPLRYVVIMSPRLCQWLASASWLSGLANSLVHATLTLRLPLCGQRRLDHFICEVPALLKLACVDTTVNEAVLFVVSVLFLVIPPALILISYGLITRAVLRVRSAEARHKAFSTCSSHLTVVVIFYGTVIYMYLQPSDSSAQDQGKFVSLFYTTVTPTLNPLIYTLRNKDVKGALRRRLSGSPCVLRTRRAR